A region of Argentina anserina chromosome 5, drPotAnse1.1, whole genome shotgun sequence DNA encodes the following proteins:
- the LOC126795034 gene encoding LOW QUALITY PROTEIN: phenylacetaldehyde oxime monooxygenase CYP71AN24-like (The sequence of the model RefSeq protein was modified relative to this genomic sequence to represent the inferred CDS: inserted 3 bases in 2 codons) — MALVPLLNQLMQEVQMSMLFNLFLVFLFFLSIFILFLLSRSGDKLKLPPSPTRLPIIGNLHQLGTLPHRSLQDLSRKYGPLMLLHLGQVPTLVVSSAEMAKEIMKTRDTVFCSLPKSTAANILLYGCQDIALAPFGEHWKQVRKICVTELLSHKRVQQFQYARDDEVAELIDRIHRSCESPVNLGQMLMTTSSNIMSRCILGEKFAEDGDWYGGIKKXMTVQMTSFSFGDYFPYLKWIDTLRGYIASLKETAAELDGFFDHLIEEHKKGNKKDEADKDFVDILLQLQKDATLDFELTDDNLKAIIQDMYLGGSDTTSTTMEWLMAELGRNPSVLEKVHDEIRRVVGKKERWVXYDIIKMHYLKCVFQESLRLHPPAPLLVPRETTEAVELGGYHIPAKTTVFIDAFAIQKDPKFWERPDEFLPERFEGNLDDFKGDEVQYIPFGGGRRGCPGQVFGVALVEYVFANLLYWFDWKLPSSSARAEALDMSELCGINIHKKSPLLLLPVPYNP, encoded by the exons ATGGCTCTGGTACCATTGTTGAATCAATTGATGCAAGAGGTGCAAATGAGCATGCTGTTCAATCTTTTCctggtttttcttttcttcctttctATTTTCATTCTGTTTTTACTATCAAGATCAGGTGACAAACTCAAGTTGCCGCCATCTCCAACAAGGTTACCAATAATTGGAAACCTTCACCAGCTaggcacactcccacaccgcTCTCTCCAAGATCTTTCGAGGAAGTATGGCCCTCTAATGTTATTGCACTTAGGCCAAGTTCCGACATTAGTTGTATCATCTGCAGAGATGGCCAAAGAAATCATGAAGACTCGTGACACTGTTTTCTGCAGTCTTCCCAAATCCACAGCTGCAAATATATTACTCTATGGCTGCCAAGACATAGCTCTTGCTCCTTTTGGGGAGCATTGGAAACAAGTTCGAAAAATTTGTGTCACTGAACTGCTGAGCCATAAAAGAGTGCAGCAGTTTCAGTATGCCAGGGATGATGAAGTTGCAGAATTGATTGACCGGATACACAGATCATGTGAGTCTCCTGTTAATCTTGGTCAGATGCTGATGACAACCTCTAGCAACATAATGTCTAGGTGTATTCTCGGAGAAAAATTTGCTGAGGATGGCGATTGGTATGGAGGCATCAAGAA AATGACTGTGCAAATGACCTCTTTCAGTTTCGGAGATTACTTCCCCTATTTAAAATGGATTGACACTCTCAGAGGATACATTGCAAGCTTAAAAGAAACTGCTGCTGAATTAGATGGCTTCTTTGATCATTTAATTGAAGAACATAAGAAAGGCAACAAAAAAGATGAGGCAGACAAGGACTTTGTGGATATTCTCCTCCAACTTCAAAAGGATGCAACCCTTGACTTTGAGCTTACAGATGACAACCTTAAAGCTATCATACAG GACATGTATCTTGGTGGAAGTGATACTACTTCGACAACGATGGAATGGTTAATGGCAGAGCTGGGGAGAAATCCAAGTGTACTGGAGAAAGTCCACGATGAGATAAGAAGAGTGGTGGGGAAGAAGGAAAGGTGGG TGTATGATATCATTAAAATGCACTACTTAAAATGTGTCTTCCAAGAATCTCTAAGGCTACATCCTCCAGCACCTCTTCTGGTTCCTCGAGAAACAACCGAGGCTGTGGAGTTGGGAGGTTACCATATCCCTGCAAAAACAACAGTGTTTATCGATGCATTTGCAATCCAAAAGGATCCAAAATTCTGGGAAAGGCCAGATGAGTTCCTCCCAGAAAGATTTGAGGGCAACTTAGATGATTTCAAAGGCGATGAAGTCCAATACATCCCATTTGGTGGTGGTAGGAGAGGTTGCCCTGGACAAGTCTTTGGTGTTGCTTTAGTTGAATATGTTTTTGCCAACCTTCTATATTGGTTTGACTGGAAGTTGCCAAGTAGTAGTGCAAGGGCTGAGGCTTTAGACATGAGTGAGCTTTGTGGAATCAACATCCATAAGAaatctcctcttcttcttctcccggTACCATACAACCCTTGA
- the LOC126795015 gene encoding quinolinate synthase, chloroplastic translates to MESSSSSATIMGLRATSYSCSSSSSSFFSILPTQKPTSLPFKLQSFLFKRHQSLKCIQSPPSDSNSLSLTPKNPTFSCSAATLSPSATATAADPAPAKLCRLVSEFQSLTEPIDRVKRLLHYAALLPPLPDSGRVDANRVMGCTAQVWLEARIDGYGKMRFAADSDSEITRGFCSCLVSVLDGASPEEVLAVKTDDLAALNVGLPGAQRSRVNTWHNVLISMHKKTKAFVAELQGSPPFEPFPSLVITADGIQAKGSYAEAQARYLFPDEAKVEELINVLKEKKIGVVAHFYMDPEVQGILTAAKKHWPHIHISDSLVMADSAVNMAKDGCEFIAVLGVDFMSENVRAILDQAGFQKVGVYRMSSERIGCSLADAATSPSYMSYLENASRSPQSLHVVYINTSLETKAYAHELVPTITCTSSNVVQTILQAFSQVLDLNVWYGPDSYMGANIRVLLEQMTKMTDEEIAEIHPAHNRDSIRSLLPRLHYYKDGTCIVHHLFGNEVVNRINEMYCDAFLTAHFEVPGEMFALAMEAKRRGMGVVGSTQNILDFIKQRVQEALDRNVNDHLQFVLGTESGMVTSIVALVRSLFGSTKSGGAKINVEIVFPVSSDSMTSTSTNSSSGLNPVKMGDVILPVIPGVASGEGCSIHGGCASCPYMKMNSLSSLLKVCHHLPDETDNTISAYEAARFKLQTPNGKSVADVGCEPILHMRHFQASKELPEKLVFQICNPSSN, encoded by the exons ATggagtcttcttcttcttctgcaacCATTATGGGGTTAAGAGCCACCTCATATTCTtgctcctcttcctcctcctccttcttctccatTCTCCCAACCCAAAAGCCCACCTCTTTGCCTTTCAAGCTCCAATCTTTCCTTTTTAAGCGGCACCAATCCCTCAAATGCATCCAATCCCCACCGTCCGATTCCAACTCGCTCTCGCTCACCCCCAAAAACCCTACCTTCTCCTGCTCCGCCGCCACCCTCTCCCCCTccgccaccgccaccgccGCCGACCCCGCTCCCGCCAAGCTCTGCCGCCTCGTCTCAGAGTTCCAGTCCCTCACCGAGCCCATCGACCGCGTCAAGCGCCTCCTCCACTACGCCGCCCTCCTCCCGCCGCTCCCCGactcgggtcgggtcgacGCCAACCGGGTCATGGGCTGCACCGCCCAGGTCTGGCTGGAGGCCAGGATTGACGGGTACGGCAAGATGAGGTTCGCCGCCGACAGCGACTCCGAGATCACCAGAGGCTTCTGCTCGTGTCTGGTGTCCGTTCTCGACGGGGCGTCGCCGGAGGAGGTTCTCGCGGTCAAGACCGACGACCTGGCGGCGCTCAATGTTGGGCTGCCCGGCGCGCAGAGGTCTAGGGTTAACACGTGGCATAATGTGCTGATCAGTATGCACAAAAAGACTAAAGCTTTTGTGGCTGAGCTACAAGGGTCGCCGCCGTTCGAGCCATTCCCGTCTCTGGTCATCACTGCCGATGGGATTCAGGCTAAGGGTAGCTACGCCGAAGCTCAG GCAAGGTATTTGTTTCCGGATGAGGCAAAGGTTGAGGAGCTAATTAATGTGctcaaggagaagaagattggGGTGGTTGCTCATTTTTACATGGACCCTGAGGTTCAGGGGATTTTGACTGCTGCAAAGAAGCATTGGCCTCACATCCACATTTCGGATTCGTTGGTCATGGCGGATTCGGCTGTGAATATGGCGAAAGATGGGTGCGAGTTTATCGCAGTTTTGGGGGTTGATTTCATGTCCGAAAATGTCAGGGCGATCCTTGATCAGGCTGGCTTTCAGAAG GTTGGTGTTTACAGGATGTCAAGTGAACGAATTGGTTGTTCTTTGGCAGATGCTGCAACTTCGCCTTCTTATATGAGTTATCTTGAGAATGCTTCTAGGTCACCTCAATCATTGCATGTTGTCTATATTAATACGTCATTGGAGACAAAAGCTTACGCGCATGAGCTTGTGCCAACAATTACATGTACTTCTTCAAATGTCGTCCAAACCATTCTGCAG GCTTTTTCTCAAGTGCTGGATTTAAATGTATGGTACGGTCCTGACTCTTACATGGGTGCAAACATTAGAGTATTGCTTGAGCAAATGACAAAGATGACAGATGAGGAAATTGCTGAGATACATCCAGCACACAATAGAGACTCGATCAGATCTCTGTTACCTCGCCTGCATTATTATAAG GATGGGACGTGCATAGTGCATCATTTGTTTGGAAATGAGGTTGTGAATAGGATAAATGAAATGTATTGTGATGCATTTCTAACTGCTCATTTTGAGGTCCCTGGAGAAATGTTTGCTTTGGCAATGGAAGCAAAGAGAAGAGGAATGGGAGTTGTGGGTTCCACCCAAAATATTCTAGATTTCATAAAACAGAGGGTTCAAGAGGCTTTGGACAGAAATGTCAATGATCACCTTCAGTTTGTGTTGGGGACGGAATCTGGAATGGTGACTTCCATTGTTGCACTAGTTCGCAGTTTGTTTGGTTCTACAAAGTCAGGGGGAGCAAAGATCAATGTTGAAATTGTATTTCCAGTTTCATCAGATTCAATGACAAGCACATCAACCAATTCTTCTTCAGGCCTTAACCCTGTTAAGATGGGTGATGTCATACTACCTGTTATACCTGGAGTCGCTAGTGGGGAGGGGTGTTCAATTCATGGTGGTTGTGCATCTTGTCCGTATATGAAG ATGAATTCTCTCAGCTCCCTCCTGAAGGTTTGCCATCATCTGCCTGATGAGACAGACAACACCATTTCCGCGTATGAAGCTGCACGATTCAAGCTGCAAACCCCTAATGGGAAATCAGTTGCGGATGTCGGATGTGAACCAATTCTGCACATGAGGCACTTCCAG GCTTCCAAAGAACTTCCAGAGAAACTTGTTTTCCAGATATGTAATCCGTCCAGTAACTGA
- the LOC126795056 gene encoding manganese-dependent ADP-ribose/CDP-alcohol diphosphatase, whose amino-acid sequence MGSTNGLASAHAKQPLFSFGVISDVQYADIPDGRSFLGVPRYYRHSIVILKRAVQKWNDQKKHKFVINFGDIVDGFCPKDQSQDAVTKVVEEFENFNGPVYHMIGNHCLYNLPRKQLLPLLKIPSIDGRAYYDFSPAPEFRFVVLDGYDISAIGWPQDHPSAAEALGFLQEKNPNTDKNSPVGLEGLDRRFLMFNGAVGKEQLDWLDNILQEATKLKQKVVVCCHLPLDPGASSKEALLWNYDEVMCVIHRYNCVKVCLAGHDHKGGHSIDSHGVHHRTLEAALECPPETDAYGYIDVYDDKLSLTGTDRMVSTDMQFNPQSDFREKQHQRL is encoded by the coding sequence ATGGGCTCAACAAATGGTTTAGCCAGTGCACATGCAAAGCAACCTCTATTTTCTTTCGGGGTGATCTCCGATGTCCAGTATGCTGATATTCCTGATGGAAGATCTTTCCTTGGTGTTCCACGGTACTATCGCCATAGCATTGTCATACTGAAAAGAGCAGTCCAAAAATGGAATGATCAGAAGAAGCATAAGTTTGTGATCAACTTTGGTGATATTGTTGATGGCTTTTGCCCAAAGGACCAGTCCCAGGACGCTGTAACAAAAGTTGTCGAGgaatttgagaatttcaaTGGCCCTGTCTATCATATGATTGGTAATCACTGCCTCTACAATCTTCCTCGCAAGCAGTTATTACCACTGTTGAAGATTCCAAGTATCGATGGTCGTGCCTACTATGATTTTTCACCAGCCCCAGAATTCCGATTTGTTGTGTTGGATGGCTATGATATCAGTGCCATTGGTTGGCCTCAAGATCATCCTAGTGCAGCTGAGGCTTTAGGGTTTCTACAGGAGAAAAACCCAAATACAGATAAGAACAGCCCTGTTGGACTGGAAGGCCTTGACAGAAGGTTCCTTATGTTCAATGGAGCAGTTGGGAAAGAACAATTGGATTGGTTAGACAACATTCTTCAGGAAGCAACAAAGTTGAAACAAAAAGTAGTGGTCTGTTGTCATCTGCCTTTAGACCCTGGGGCATCCTCCAAAGAAGCACTTTTGTGGAACTACGATGAAGTCATGTGTGTTATACACAGATACAACTGTGTGAAGGTTTGCCTTGCTGGGCATGACCATAAAGGCGGTCACTCAATTGATTCTCATGGAGTGCATCACAGAACACTTGAAGCCGCCCTTGAGTGTCCACCTGAGACAGATGCCTATGGATACATAGATGTTTATGATGATAAGCTTTCACTTACTGGCACTGACCGGATGGTTAGCACTGATATGCAATTTAATCCTCAATCAGACTTTCGAGAGAAACAGCATCAAAGGCTGTGA